TGACCCTGGGCCTGGGCCTAAGTGGTTCTGGCATATTGGTCATGGTCGAGGGGCGGGATATCAACGGCTCCTCATGTATCGGTACCCAATTCACGACCAAGCGTCCCCTCAACAACATCGTGAAGGGGTTCCTCAAGGCGTGATCATCTTCCTTGGCACGACCAATCCCAATCCGCTTGGGGTCTAAAGCTCTTTGTCCGTGAATGCACTGATTTGATAGAAAGGGCTGCATAAATGGTCGATTGAATTGTGTGGTGACCAGCATATCAAGGTCCATTACACTCACGCTATCCACAGTATTCGGGAATGGAGCCGCCCCGAACGTTCGGAAATTCGATGCGATTAAAGCGAAAAGCTCTTAATAAAGACGGCATCAGAGTTACCCGGTGTCATGCCGAAGGTAAAGTACAAAACGTTAAAATACGGACATCCGTATTCACGGAAAACCGCGACACGACATGACATGGTATCCCCTACGAAACGACCGGTGAATGGGGGAGGATCGGCGGTTCTTCACCGCAGCCAAAACCGCCTAGGAAACGGGTATGGTTCGCGAGAATTGGCTACCAGATCGGTGCAAGCGATCTGTGGGGCCGCAGCAAGCGTTTGTTGGAAGGTGGAAAGACTGACCGGTACGAAGGCAAGTTCTGGCCGAGGCGCGGGGCGCCTTGACGAATACAGGGCGTCCGTTCTGAGAGCTTCGTTTACCGCTAAGGCCGTTCCGTTAACTGAAAATTGTAGGATTGTAAAATAGAAGGAGGAGCACAAATGTCGGCAAAGACTGGTTCCGTATTGGTTGTAGGAGGAGGCATTTCTGGAGTTCAGACAGCATTAGACCTGGCTGAATCTGGATTGAAGGTCTACCTCACAGAGAGAAAGCCAAGTATTGGCGGTGTGATGGCACAACTGGATAAGACGTTCCCAACGAACGACTGTTCAATGTGTATCCTGTCCCCGAAACTCGTGGAGGCAGCAAGGCACCCGATGATCACCATGATGACCTTAACCGAGGTCATGAAGGTCGAAGGTGAAGCACCGAATTTCACCGTCACCCTCAAGAAACACCCGAGATACGTCCGAGAGGACCTATGTGTCGGTTGCGGCATATGCGCAGAGAAGTGCCCCTCCAAGACCCCTGCAGAATTTGAACAGGGAATGGTCACGAGGAAGGCAATCTACGTCCCGTATGCCCAGGCAGTACCGATGAAGTACGCCATCGACGACAGCAAGTGCCTGTTCCTGACCAAGGGAAGGTGCGGGCTGTGCAAGAAGAACTGCCCCGCCGGCGCCGTCGACTATGAGATGAAGGCGACCGAAGAGAAGATCGACGTAGGAGCCATCGTACTGTCCCCCGGTTTCGACATATTCGACGCCCGGGCCAAGAAGGAGTACGGCTACGGCGAGTTCAAGAACGTCGTGTCCAGCCTGGATTTCGAGAGGATACTGTCCGCCACCGGCCCATACCAGGGACACGTGGTCAGGCCTTCGGATCACCGCACCCCGAAAAAGGTCGCATGGATACAGTGCGTCGGTTCCAGGGATGAGAAGGTAGGTAACCCGTACTGCTCGTCAGTTTGTTGCATGTATGCCACGAAACAGGCCATCATCGCCGGTGAGCACACCGCGGGCCTCGAGCCGACCATCTTCTTCATGGATGTAAGGGCCTTCGGAAAAGAGTTCGAGGACTACCGGGCCCGTGCCGAGAAGGAATACCATATCAAGATGTACCGCGGAACCAGGGTGGCATCGGTCGAGGAGAACCCCGAGACCAAGAACCTGATCCTGCGCTACAGCAACGGTCAGGACGTGGCCGCCGAAGAGTTCGACCTGGTCGTCCTCTCGGTCGGGTTCGAGCCGCCGGTGGAGGCCAGGAACATAGCCGAGAGGGTCGGTATCCAGCTGAACCCGTACGGATTCTGTCAGACCGGCGTATACTCGCCGCTGGAGACCTCGAAGAAGGGAGTGTTCGTAAGCGGTGCGTTCACCGCCCCGAAGGACATCCCTACCACCGTCGCTGAAGCCTCCGGAGCCGCTTCGAAGGCAGGAGCGTTGGTGGCAGAGAACCGCGTCAGCATCGACACGGTGGTCAAGGAGACCCCCGAGACCGATGTGAAGGGACAGGAGCCGAGGATCGGTGTCTTCGTCTGCGACTGCGGCATCAACATCCGCGGGACCGTTGACGTTCCGTCGGTAGTTGAATATGTCAAGACCCTGCCGAACGTGACCTTTGCCGAGGAGAACAAGTACACCTGCTCGGCCGATTCGCAGGAGAGGATCAAAGCGCTGATCAAAGAGCACAACCTGAACCGCATCGTGGTCGCGTCCTGCACGCCCCGTACCCACGAGGCGCTGTTCCAGAGCACCATCAAGGAGGCCGGCCTGAACCAGTTCCTGTTCGAGATGGCCAACATCCGTGACCAGTGCTCCTGGATCCACATGCACGAGCCGGAAAAGGCGACCCAGAAGTCGAAAGACCTGGTAAGGATGGCCATCGCCAAGTCCAGGTTCCTGGAGCCACTGTCCAAGTCCAGGCTGGGGGTCACCCACTCGGCCGTCGTCGTCGGCGGCGGACTGGCGGGAATGACCGCCGCGCTGGACATCGCTCAGCAGGGATTCAAGGTCGAGCTGATCGAGAGGACCGGAGATCTGGGCGGCAGGATGAACAAGCTGCTGACGCCTGAAGGCGGAAAGAGCCCGAGGACCGTCATGCACGAGATCATCAAGAAGGTGCAGGAGAACGACAACATCACCCTGCACATGCACTCTGAGCTCGAGGACCTGACCGGATTCGTCGGCAACTTCAAGGCCAAGATCGGCGGGCAGGAATACGAGACCGGCGCCGTCATCGTGGCGGTGGGCGGAGAGGAGTACAAGCCCAAGGAGTTCCTGTACGGTCAGGAGAAGAACGTCATCACCCAGACCGAGCTGGAAGAGAAGCTCCACCACGGTCCGCTGCATGCCAAGAAGATCGCCATGATCCAGTGCGTCGGCTCCAGGAACAAGGAGGCGCCGTACTGCAGCAGGGTCTGCTGCTCAAAGGCGGTCAAGAACGCCATCGAGATCAAGAAGAAGGACCCGACCGCAGAGGTCTACGTCTTCCACAAGGACATCAGGACCTACGGGTTCCGCGAGTCCCTGTACAAGGACGCGGCCCAACTTGGCGTGAAGTTCGTCAGGTTCCCCGAGGACAAGGATCCGGTCGTCAGCAAGGAAGGCGCCGGCCTGAAGATCGTCGCGGACGATGTGATCCTGGGATCGCCGCTCATGTTCCACCCGGACATGGTCGTGCTGAGCGCAGGCGTCAGGCCGCAGGAGGACAACGAACACCTGGCCAAGATCCTGAAGGTCCCGCTGAGCAAGGATGGCTACTTCCTCGAGGCCCATATGAAGCTGAGGCCGGTCGACTTCGCCACCAACGGCGTGTACATGGCCGGACTGGCTCACTGGCCGAAGTTCATCGATGAGACCATCGCTCAGGCGTCCGGAGCGGCCGCCAGGGCAATGACCATCATCTCGAAGCAGTTCCTGGAGACCCAGGGGATCATCGCGGCAGTGAACGACGATATCTGCGACGGCTGCGGCATATGCGAGCCGGTCTGCGAATACAAGGCGATCACCACCGTAGTGGACCCGAAGGACCCCAAGAAGCTGAAGGCAGTGGTCAATGAAGGGCTGTGCATGGGTTGCGGTACCTGTGTGGCGGCATGCCCGTCCGGTGCCATGGAGCAGAAGGGCTTCAAGAACAACCAGATCATCGCGCAGATCGACGCTGCCCTCGTGGGAGGTGGAAAGTAATGTCCGAGACCGTTACCCAGACACAGGCGAAGCCGGCAGAGACCGGCGAATTCGAGCCGAAGCTCGTCGTCTTCTGCTGCAACTGGTGCTCCTATGCCGGGGCCGACCTGGCCGGAGTGTCGAGACTGCAGATGCCGACCAACTTCAGGGTCATCAGGACCATGTGCTCGGCGAGGGTAGACCCGGAGTTCGTCCTCCGGGCCTTCGCCAACGGCGCGGACGGCGTCCTGGTGCTTGGATGCCACCCGGCCGACTGTCACTACATCGGCGGCAACTACAGGACCCGCAGGAGGATAGCGCTCCTCAGGGTGCTGCTCGAACAGTACGGATTCAACCCGGACCGGCTGAAGCTTGAGTGGGTTTCTGCCTCAGAGGGTGCGAAGTTCCAAAAGACGATCAAGGAGTTCAACGAGCTGATAAAGGAGCTCGGCCCGAACCCGATCAACGACGAGGCTTAATCCAGGC
This genomic window from Methanomassiliicoccales archaeon contains:
- a CDS encoding hydrogenase iron-sulfur subunit, encoding MSETVTQTQAKPAETGEFEPKLVVFCCNWCSYAGADLAGVSRLQMPTNFRVIRTMCSARVDPEFVLRAFANGADGVLVLGCHPADCHYIGGNYRTRRRIALLRVLLEQYGFNPDRLKLEWVSASEGAKFQKTIKEFNELIKELGPNPINDEA
- a CDS encoding CoB--CoM heterodisulfide reductase iron-sulfur subunit A family protein: MSAKTGSVLVVGGGISGVQTALDLAESGLKVYLTERKPSIGGVMAQLDKTFPTNDCSMCILSPKLVEAARHPMITMMTLTEVMKVEGEAPNFTVTLKKHPRYVREDLCVGCGICAEKCPSKTPAEFEQGMVTRKAIYVPYAQAVPMKYAIDDSKCLFLTKGRCGLCKKNCPAGAVDYEMKATEEKIDVGAIVLSPGFDIFDARAKKEYGYGEFKNVVSSLDFERILSATGPYQGHVVRPSDHRTPKKVAWIQCVGSRDEKVGNPYCSSVCCMYATKQAIIAGEHTAGLEPTIFFMDVRAFGKEFEDYRARAEKEYHIKMYRGTRVASVEENPETKNLILRYSNGQDVAAEEFDLVVLSVGFEPPVEARNIAERVGIQLNPYGFCQTGVYSPLETSKKGVFVSGAFTAPKDIPTTVAEASGAASKAGALVAENRVSIDTVVKETPETDVKGQEPRIGVFVCDCGINIRGTVDVPSVVEYVKTLPNVTFAEENKYTCSADSQERIKALIKEHNLNRIVVASCTPRTHEALFQSTIKEAGLNQFLFEMANIRDQCSWIHMHEPEKATQKSKDLVRMAIAKSRFLEPLSKSRLGVTHSAVVVGGGLAGMTAALDIAQQGFKVELIERTGDLGGRMNKLLTPEGGKSPRTVMHEIIKKVQENDNITLHMHSELEDLTGFVGNFKAKIGGQEYETGAVIVAVGGEEYKPKEFLYGQEKNVITQTELEEKLHHGPLHAKKIAMIQCVGSRNKEAPYCSRVCCSKAVKNAIEIKKKDPTAEVYVFHKDIRTYGFRESLYKDAAQLGVKFVRFPEDKDPVVSKEGAGLKIVADDVILGSPLMFHPDMVVLSAGVRPQEDNEHLAKILKVPLSKDGYFLEAHMKLRPVDFATNGVYMAGLAHWPKFIDETIAQASGAAARAMTIISKQFLETQGIIAAVNDDICDGCGICEPVCEYKAITTVVDPKDPKKLKAVVNEGLCMGCGTCVAACPSGAMEQKGFKNNQIIAQIDAALVGGGK